Proteins from a genomic interval of Maylandia zebra isolate NMK-2024a linkage group LG15, Mzebra_GT3a, whole genome shotgun sequence:
- the LOC101483143 gene encoding methylmalonate-semialdehyde/malonate-semialdehyde dehydrogenase [acylating], mitochondrial: protein MAAILRSLLNKKAPLQLGRMCYSSSSVPTTKLFIDGKFVESNTSEWLDIHNPATNEVVGRVPKATQEEMLAAVDSCSRAFRSWSETSILSRQQIFLRYQQLIKDNIKELAKIITLEQGKTLADAEGDVFRGLQVVEHACSITSLMLGETLPSITKDMDTYTYRLPIGVCAGIAPFNFPAMIPLWMFPVGMVCGNTYLMKPSERVPGCTMLLAKMLQDAGAPDGTLNIIHGQHAAVNFICDHPAIKAISFVGSNQAGEYIYERGSKNGKRVQSNMGAKNHGVVMPDANKENTINQLVGAAFGAAGQRCMALSTAIFVGESREWLPELVQRSKSLRVNSGDQPGADVGPLITPEAKARVESLIQSGVDEGAKLLLDGRNVKVKGYENGNFVGPTILAGVMPNMKCYKEEIFGPVLVVLEADSLDEAISLINRNPYGNGTAIFTTNGATARKYTHEVDVGQIGVNVPIPVPLPMFSFTGSRGSFRGDTNFYGKQGIQFYTQIKTITSQWKAEDATLTSPAVTMPTMGR, encoded by the exons CCCACCACCAAGCTGTTCATCGATGGCAAGTTTGTCGAGTCCAACACGTCTGAGTGGCTTGACATCCACAACCCT GCCACTAATGAAGTGGTGGGACGTGTTCCTAAAGCTACACAGGAGGAGATGCTGGCAGCTGTGGACTCCTGCTCCAGAGCCTTTCGCTCCTGGTCCGAGACCTCCATCCTCAGCCGGCAGCAGATCTTCCTGCGCTACCAACAGCTCATCAAGGACAACATT AAAGAGCTGGCTAAGATCATCACTTTGGAACAGGGCAAAACTCTGGCTGATGCAGAGGGAGACGTATTTAGAGGACTGC AGGTGGTTGAACACGCCTGCAGCATTACATCCCTCATGCTGGGGGAAACCTTACCCTCCATCACCAAGGACATGGACACCTACACCTACCGCCTGCCCATCGGAGTGTGTGCCGGCATCGCCCCTTTCAACTTCCCCGCCATGATTCCTCTGTGGATGTTCCCTGTCGGGATGGTGTGCGGAAACACCTACCTGATGAAGCCCTCTGAGCGAGTCCCAGGCTGCACCATGCTTTTGGCCAAAATGCTCCAGGATGCCGGAGCACCAGATGGTACACTCAACATAATCCACGGACAGCATGCAG CGGTAAACTTCATCTGTGACCACCCGGCCATCAAAGCCATCAGTTTTGTGGGCTCCAACCAGGCTGGAGAGTACATCTACGAGCGGGGCTCAAAGAATGGCAAGAGAGTGCAGTCCAACATG GGTGCCAAGAACCATGGTGTGGTGATGCCTGATGCCAACAAAGAGAACACCATCAACCAGCTAGTGGGCGCTGCTTTTGGAGCAGCTGGCCAGCGCTGCATGGCTCTCTCCACTGCTATTTTTGTTGGGGAGTCTCGTGAATGGCTCCCAGAGCTGGTGCAGCGCTCTAAATCGCTCCGCGTAAACTCAG gtGATCAGCCTGGGGCAGATGTGGGTCCCTTGATCACCCCAGAAGCCAAAGCCAGGGTAGAGTCTCTGATCCAGAGTGGGGTTGATGAAGGTGCCAAGCTGCTGCTGGACGGGAGAAATGTTAAAGTCAAAGGATATGAAAATGGAAACTTTGTAGGACCTACCATCTTAGCTGGTGTTATG CCCAACATGAAATGTTACAAAGAAGAGATCTTTGGACCGGTCCTTGTTGTCCTGGAGGCCGACAGCCTGGACGAAGCCATTTCTTTAATCAACCGAAACCCTTACGGTAACGGCACGGCCATCTTTACCACCAATGGAGCCACAGCTcgcaaatacacacatgaggtggACGTCGGCCAG ATTGGTGTGAATGTGCCCATCCCCGTCCCACTCCCCATGTTCTCCTTCACTGGTTCCAGAGGTTCATTCAGGGGAGATACCAACTTCTATGGCAAGCAG GGCATCCAATTCTACACTCAGATCAAGACTATTACGTCGCAGTGGAAGGCTGAGGATGCCACTCTGACAAGCCCGGCTGTCACAATGCCAACCATGGGACGCTAA